From Deltaproteobacteria bacterium, the proteins below share one genomic window:
- a CDS encoding C4-dicarboxylate ABC transporter permease, producing MYPCGYIAVNGNALVAEGRLVCRPYEIFLASLLFLSVLEAARRTTGWILVSLIGFFFFYAVYSNYFPGFMRSTGFSYSMALGWMYLSAEGFWGIIIGIVSTIVAGFIVFGG from the coding sequence TTGTATCCATGCGGGTATATCGCCGTCAATGGCAACGCCCTGGTAGCCGAGGGCCGACTTGTCTGCCGGCCATACGAAATCTTCCTTGCCTCCCTGCTCTTCCTTTCCGTTCTCGAGGCCGCGAGGAGAACCACGGGATGGATCCTCGTCAGCCTGATCGGGTTCTTCTTTTTTTATGCCGTCTACAGCAATTATTTCCCGGGATTTATGCGGAGTACAGGCTTTTCCTACTCTATGGCTTTGGGCTGGATGTACCTCAGCGCCGAGGGCTTCTGGGGTATCATCATCGGGATCGTATCCACCATCGTCGCCGGATTCATCGTTTTCGGCGG
- a CDS encoding TAXI family TRAP transporter solute-binding subunit produces the protein MNGRYGRKSSGLVRAAVLVAMLFLFMAQGAWGADWPKSVTVISPAPGASVHMVLVGMGKVIEKYTPIENWIVQPLGGPKLWLPMMKNGQCQFANHNAADILNAFLGRGLYKKMGPMPVRTVGAGHDYMFMFWTTPDTGIKTIADLKGKVVYIKFKANPMFTDMARNQLASAGLSFKDLKSVLAFSSIKEAIRDLIEGRVDALLYPVVPGAVMQVNEAKGECVFVNLTRKQAHFVLERMEGYTLNDIPANDPRFRNKSAIPNAICYQNAMFTSEKTDPEVVYGVVKAIYDHNNEYADTHPAAKYWSLKHRPVTLAVPYHEGSIRYFKEKGLWTPEAQAYQEKMLKRQAEILKKKK, from the coding sequence ATGAACGGAAGGTATGGACGGAAAAGCTCAGGGCTTGTACGGGCTGCGGTCCTTGTCGCAATGCTTTTTCTCTTTATGGCACAAGGGGCCTGGGGTGCGGATTGGCCCAAAAGTGTCACCGTCATCTCCCCAGCCCCTGGCGCTTCGGTCCACATGGTGCTCGTTGGGATGGGGAAAGTCATCGAGAAATATACGCCCATTGAAAACTGGATTGTCCAACCCCTTGGCGGACCCAAGTTATGGTTGCCCATGATGAAAAACGGGCAGTGCCAGTTTGCCAACCATAATGCGGCGGATATTCTGAACGCCTTCCTGGGAAGAGGGCTTTACAAGAAGATGGGGCCCATGCCGGTTCGAACCGTTGGAGCCGGACACGATTACATGTTCATGTTCTGGACCACTCCCGACACGGGGATTAAAACCATCGCCGATCTAAAGGGGAAGGTCGTCTACATCAAGTTCAAGGCCAATCCCATGTTCACGGACATGGCCCGGAACCAATTGGCTTCAGCCGGCCTCTCATTCAAGGATCTTAAATCAGTCCTGGCCTTTTCCAGCATCAAGGAGGCGATCCGGGACCTGATCGAAGGAAGAGTAGACGCCCTCCTCTACCCGGTAGTCCCCGGCGCGGTGATGCAGGTCAACGAGGCCAAGGGGGAGTGTGTTTTCGTGAATCTTACCAGGAAACAGGCCCATTTCGTACTCGAACGCATGGAGGGATACACCCTGAATGATATCCCGGCCAATGATCCGCGCTTCCGGAACAAGAGCGCCATTCCCAACGCCATCTGTTACCAGAACGCCATGTTCACATCCGAAAAAACTGATCCGGAAGTCGTCTACGGAGTGGTGAAGGCCATTTACGATCATAACAACGAGTACGCTGATACCCACCCGGCCGCAAAGTACTGGAGCCTGAAACACCGGCCCGTCACCCTTGCGGTTCCTTACCACGAAGGCTCCATTCGATATTTCAAGGAAAAGGGACTCTGGACCCCCGAGGCCCAGGCCTACCAGGAAAAGATGCTCAAGAGACAGGCCGAAATCCTGAAGAAGAAAAAGTAG
- a CDS encoding FadR family transcriptional regulator, with protein sequence MPLPEKELFTPINNRRAFEQVSTKIKELIFRGVLKPGDKLPSETHLAAQFNVGRQTIREALRLLELSGFIVIQKGGTGGPEIVNTVLNRIRDLFLDAFRIKNISMKDLTVARLEIEKVVLLYAMLNMDESDIQSLKANIRKARRKIEAGRLATEENIQFHKLLAKASKNHVFVIVLEAIMALVGDFLSQIVPDLEVSANVVRYHEEILAALVAEDQEKALELCKQHLLEVESRLNRLAALNSEP encoded by the coding sequence ATGCCATTACCTGAAAAAGAATTATTCACGCCGATAAACAACCGAAGGGCTTTCGAGCAGGTTTCCACCAAGATCAAGGAACTGATTTTCCGGGGAGTTCTCAAACCCGGGGACAAACTCCCCTCCGAAACCCATCTCGCAGCCCAGTTCAACGTGGGACGACAAACTATCCGGGAGGCCCTGCGGCTCCTGGAGCTTTCCGGTTTCATAGTGATCCAAAAAGGTGGAACCGGGGGGCCTGAAATTGTCAACACCGTTCTTAACAGGATCCGGGACCTTTTCCTGGATGCCTTCAGGATCAAAAACATCAGCATGAAAGACCTGACAGTGGCCCGGCTGGAAATAGAGAAAGTGGTGCTCCTCTATGCCATGTTGAACATGGATGAGTCCGACATCCAATCACTCAAAGCCAATATCCGCAAGGCCCGTCGGAAAATCGAGGCTGGCCGACTGGCTACGGAAGAAAACATTCAATTTCACAAGTTGCTCGCCAAGGCCTCCAAGAACCATGTTTTCGTAATCGTCCTTGAAGCGATCATGGCACTGGTGGGAGACTTTCTCAGCCAGATCGTGCCGGACCTCGAAGTATCGGCCAATGTGGTCCGCTATCATGAAGAAATTTTAGCCGCCCTCGTGGCTGAAGATCAGGAAAAGGCCCTGGAGCTATGCAAACAGCACCTGCTTGAAGTAGAAAGCCGACTTAATCGCCTTGCGGCCCTTAACTCCGAACCTTAG
- a CDS encoding M48 family metalloprotease — MKPQAIYNGCFKNITRRDFIRLTSLMAGGLLTGCAVNPVTGRQQLMLVSEEQEIEMDRRNSPHQFSSDYGAMQDRALNAYISDVGLKLASRTHRPRMPYSFRAVNAVYANAYAFPGGSIACTRGILLAIESEAELAALLGHELGHVNARHTAEQMSKGLLVQAFVGGLSALAGTQGTGYGRLAAQLGMIGAGALLASYSRDNEREADALGMEYMVRAGYSPKGMISLMETLQRMSDREPSIIELMFATHPMSRERYRTALNRAHTRYGGAMHLPLYRERYMDHTTALRAMRRAVQEMQKGEREIMQERFGLAENHFRKALRLAPNDYAGLLLMSISLMLQEKFKQALRYALKARQVYPGEAKSYHLSGYVKIRLHDYEGAYRDFTDYDRILPGNPNITFFRGYAQEKMHHIKAAARAYHRYLQMVREGEKARYAYMRLKEWGYYK, encoded by the coding sequence ATGAAACCCCAAGCCATTTACAACGGCTGCTTTAAAAATATTACAAGGCGGGATTTTATCCGGCTTACCTCCCTTATGGCCGGCGGACTCCTTACAGGCTGTGCCGTCAACCCTGTGACCGGCAGGCAGCAATTGATGCTGGTATCGGAAGAGCAGGAGATTGAGATGGATCGGAGGAACTCCCCTCATCAATTCTCCTCAGACTACGGTGCCATGCAGGACAGGGCCCTGAACGCATATATAAGCGATGTAGGTCTAAAGCTGGCATCAAGGACCCATCGGCCCCGGATGCCTTACTCCTTCAGGGCCGTGAATGCGGTTTATGCCAATGCTTATGCGTTCCCCGGAGGGAGTATCGCCTGTACGCGGGGCATTCTGCTTGCCATTGAGAGCGAGGCGGAACTCGCCGCGCTCCTCGGCCATGAGTTGGGACACGTAAACGCCCGGCATACGGCTGAGCAGATGTCAAAGGGACTGCTGGTGCAGGCCTTCGTGGGTGGGCTATCGGCCCTTGCCGGCACACAGGGGACCGGCTACGGCCGACTTGCCGCCCAACTTGGCATGATCGGCGCCGGAGCCCTGCTGGCCTCCTATAGCCGGGATAATGAGCGGGAGGCCGATGCCCTGGGGATGGAATACATGGTTCGTGCAGGGTACAGTCCAAAGGGAATGATCAGTCTCATGGAGACCTTACAGCGCATGTCCGACCGTGAACCCAGCATCATTGAACTTATGTTTGCCACACATCCTATGAGCCGGGAGCGTTACCGTACCGCGCTCAACAGGGCCCATACCCGCTATGGTGGGGCGATGCATCTTCCCTTGTACCGAGAGCGTTACATGGATCATACTACAGCCCTTCGAGCCATGAGGAGGGCCGTCCAGGAGATGCAAAAAGGAGAACGAGAGATAATGCAAGAGAGGTTCGGCCTTGCAGAGAACCACTTCCGAAAGGCCCTCCGGTTGGCACCCAACGACTATGCGGGACTGCTTTTAATGTCCATTTCCCTGATGCTTCAAGAAAAATTCAAACAGGCCCTACGCTACGCCCTGAAGGCGCGACAGGTCTACCCGGGAGAGGCCAAGTCTTACCACTTAAGCGGATATGTAAAAATCAGGCTTCATGACTACGAAGGAGCCTACCGGGATTTTACCGATTACGATAGGATCCTTCCAGGGAATCCCAATATCACATTTTTCAGGGGTTATGCCCAGGAGAAGATGCATCATATCAAGGCGGCTGCCAGGGCTTACCACCGATACCTTCAGATGGTTCGTGAGGGTGAAAAGGCTCGTTACGCATATATGCGGCTTAAGGAGTGGGGGTATTATAAATAG
- a CDS encoding SDR family oxidoreductase: MGLLEGKVSLITGADTEIGREIARRFLQEGARKVILFSEDEKVLSGLCGSLDPAGERVGGVFGEIRGRDDAVRTIEDAVKEAGRIDILINNFDLMEYGPVSPSEPGHWNRVLNANLNTAMFFMSAVIPMMKESGGGVIVNVSSLAGNVPFSGLGAYCASHAALQAFSKVAAKEVASFNIRVNIICPPIVEETGTEGSSSELLGRNGDPGSVADAALFLVSDRSEWLTGVTLDLDGGRHLAPGP, encoded by the coding sequence ATGGGATTGCTTGAAGGTAAAGTTTCGCTGATAACGGGAGCAGACACTGAAATCGGCAGGGAGATCGCCCGAAGGTTCCTTCAGGAAGGGGCTCGGAAGGTGATATTGTTTTCAGAAGATGAAAAGGTCCTCTCCGGCCTTTGCGGATCGCTGGACCCGGCAGGGGAGCGGGTCGGGGGTGTTTTCGGGGAGATAAGGGGCCGGGATGATGCCGTGCGGACTATTGAGGATGCGGTAAAGGAGGCGGGTCGGATCGATATCCTCATAAACAACTTTGACCTGATGGAGTACGGTCCAGTGAGTCCGTCTGAACCAGGGCATTGGAACAGGGTCCTTAATGCGAACCTTAACACCGCCATGTTTTTTATGTCGGCCGTGATTCCCATGATGAAAGAGTCGGGTGGCGGCGTGATCGTGAATGTGTCTTCTCTTGCAGGTAATGTCCCCTTTTCGGGCCTGGGAGCCTACTGCGCATCCCACGCAGCCCTCCAGGCCTTTTCAAAGGTGGCAGCCAAGGAGGTTGCTTCTTTCAATATCCGGGTGAATATTATTTGCCCTCCGATTGTTGAGGAGACGGGCACTGAAGGTTCTTCCTCCGAACTCCTTGGAAGGAACGGCGACCCCGGGTCGGTGGCGGATGCGGCCCTTTTCCTGGTATCCGACCGAAGCGAGTGGCTTACGGGCGTAACCCTGGACCTTGACGGCGGAAGGCACCTGGCTCCCGGTCCCTAA
- a CDS encoding MoaD/ThiS family protein, protein MVTVKVFPTLRDYLPSEYPRTDKILLDLSRMGKGGVRVKDLVKFLGIPREKVSVVILNGIIRKDLDMALKDGDTVSLSPPIAGG, encoded by the coding sequence ATGGTCACCGTGAAAGTGTTTCCCACCCTGCGTGATTACCTGCCTTCGGAATATCCAAGGACAGATAAAATCCTTCTGGATCTATCCAGAATGGGGAAAGGAGGCGTAAGGGTAAAGGATCTCGTGAAATTCCTTGGTATCCCCAGGGAGAAGGTATCGGTGGTCATTTTAAACGGTATCATTCGAAAGGATCTTGATATGGCCCTTAAGGACGGGGATACCGTATCCCTCTCGCCACCGATCGCTGGGGGATGA
- a CDS encoding aldehyde ferredoxin oxidoreductase family protein produces MYSGGYTGNILRINLSDQTHRVEKLPPEIARDYIGGAGFAIKYLFDELGPGTDPLGPDNKLIFSVGPFTGTTVPCASRMAVAARSPLTGAVGMALTGGYFPAELKFAGFDMLIIEGKAEKPTYLWIKDGEVKFRPAGKAWGALTGDSQQIIKNELGDQNIRIACIGPAGEKMSKIACIVNERRAAGRKGLGAVMGAKNLKAVAIRGTGSVSVTSGNKFKEARDNMLKAMKESHILYSQFSSLGTPMVVNHTCELGIFPAKNWTATGSFTPAEEIGVAAQERLKVGSEHCFQCPVGCTQLKMARSGPYAGALGEPEFETLYSLGGETGVDNAEAVVAADRLCDELGLDTISAGVTVGFAMELYEKGILGDKDTGGIKLNFGNHRAMMNLLHMMAFREGIGDILADGVKSASIKIGKDSSKYAIHVKGLELPGYDVRGAMAHGLNYATSYTGADHNRGYAFQEIFGIPIPREVDRFDTRGKGKLTKWNQDLRTATCDCPTMCAFLLDMALPGNAAENTAALMEAVTGISMTPEEVIQAGERVNNVAKAFNVREGFTRADDTLPQRLMTEPLTEGGSKGHVFTHEALDTMLEEYYLARGWDTKTGTPTREKLQALGLAYIADRLGV; encoded by the coding sequence ATGTATTCAGGCGGATATACGGGAAACATTCTGCGTATCAATTTGAGTGATCAGACCCACAGGGTAGAAAAACTTCCCCCTGAGATCGCGAGGGATTACATCGGGGGTGCAGGGTTCGCCATCAAATACCTCTTTGATGAATTGGGCCCCGGTACGGACCCCCTGGGCCCCGACAACAAATTAATCTTTTCCGTTGGGCCTTTTACCGGAACCACAGTTCCCTGCGCAAGCCGTATGGCCGTGGCGGCCAGATCACCTCTTACAGGTGCCGTAGGAATGGCCTTGACCGGCGGGTATTTTCCTGCCGAGCTCAAATTCGCCGGCTTCGATATGCTCATTATCGAAGGGAAGGCCGAAAAGCCCACCTATCTTTGGATCAAGGACGGGGAGGTTAAATTCCGACCCGCGGGCAAAGCCTGGGGAGCCCTAACGGGTGACTCCCAGCAGATCATAAAGAATGAACTCGGCGATCAAAATATTCGAATCGCCTGCATAGGCCCTGCCGGAGAAAAAATGAGTAAAATCGCCTGCATCGTTAATGAGAGACGCGCTGCCGGGCGAAAAGGGCTCGGGGCCGTAATGGGCGCCAAGAACCTAAAGGCGGTCGCCATAAGGGGTACAGGATCCGTTTCGGTGACATCGGGCAACAAATTCAAAGAGGCAAGGGACAATATGCTTAAGGCCATGAAGGAGAGCCACATACTGTATTCCCAGTTTTCAAGCCTGGGTACCCCAATGGTCGTGAATCATACCTGTGAACTTGGTATCTTTCCGGCCAAGAACTGGACTGCTACGGGCAGCTTCACTCCCGCTGAAGAGATAGGTGTGGCGGCACAGGAACGCCTAAAGGTGGGAAGTGAACATTGCTTCCAGTGCCCCGTGGGATGCACCCAGTTAAAGATGGCTCGAAGCGGCCCCTATGCGGGTGCCCTGGGAGAGCCCGAATTCGAAACCCTTTACTCCCTGGGAGGGGAGACGGGAGTGGATAACGCCGAGGCGGTCGTAGCCGCCGATCGCCTGTGTGACGAACTGGGCCTTGATACCATCTCAGCAGGTGTTACGGTAGGTTTCGCCATGGAATTATACGAAAAGGGGATACTTGGAGACAAAGATACCGGGGGCATTAAGCTCAACTTTGGAAACCACCGTGCCATGATGAACCTCCTTCACATGATGGCTTTCCGGGAAGGGATCGGGGATATCCTTGCTGACGGGGTAAAGAGCGCTTCTATCAAGATCGGCAAGGATTCTTCAAAATACGCCATACACGTAAAAGGACTGGAACTTCCCGGCTATGACGTGAGGGGGGCTATGGCCCATGGACTAAACTATGCCACTTCCTATACCGGAGCGGATCACAACCGTGGGTATGCCTTCCAGGAAATTTTCGGGATCCCGATCCCCCGCGAGGTCGACCGATTCGATACGCGGGGGAAAGGAAAGCTTACCAAGTGGAATCAGGACCTGAGAACGGCCACCTGCGATTGCCCCACAATGTGCGCATTTCTCCTGGATATGGCCTTACCGGGCAACGCTGCCGAGAACACCGCCGCCCTCATGGAGGCGGTAACCGGTATCTCCATGACACCTGAGGAGGTGATACAGGCCGGTGAAAGGGTAAACAACGTGGCCAAGGCATTCAATGTCCGGGAAGGGTTCACGAGGGCTGACGACACCCTTCCTCAACGGCTCATGACCGAACCCCTGACTGAAGGGGGGTCCAAGGGGCATGTCTTTACTCATGAAGCACTGGATACCATGCTTGAAGAATATTACCTGGCCAGGGGATGGGACACAAAAACCGGGACACCTACAAGAGAGAAACTGCAGGCCCTAGGCTTGGCCTATATAGCTGATAGGCTGGGAGTCTAA